The following coding sequences are from one Rhodobiaceae bacterium window:
- a CDS encoding putative FAD-linked oxidoreductase, whose product MTIDRQTLRWNGWGPAKQENPMPDGAPQWAWIKETLGMAVLPSTPAKRLSDITLPPCHLSAGEIKNLEEIVGENQVRTDDYERAFHARGKSYHDLLYVRAGDLDVAPDAVVYPRAPGEVQSLLSYCAENDMSVVPFGGGSSVVGGVNATARSATDKVITLDLTLMEGIHDVDRVAMTARIDAGIYGPHLEEKLNAQGLTLGHYPQSFEYSTLGGWIAARGAGQQSNRYGKAEKWVVSARLATPNGPWSTEEFPASAAGPNLNQLVAGSEGTLGVICDATVKIHEKPQAKDYRGYLFKDFATGVEVARTINHADIPVAMVRLSDAAETYFFQTFGSSGGGGLKSKLQNAFLKWKGFAKDPCLMLIGLEGEKTTVEWAKERTSSICKSAGALAIGSSAGDRWYHGRFSSPYSRDPMMDRGIGVDTLETATPWSNILKLHEKMIGAIQTALDENMGEPGQKGIVMGHVSHSYPDGASLYFTFVFPRDLKDEIGQWQRVKRAASDAIAANGGTISHHHGVGADHTPWMAEEKGAMGMTVLKTLKAELDPKGIMNPGKLLG is encoded by the coding sequence GTGACAATTGATCGTCAGACACTTCGCTGGAACGGCTGGGGCCCTGCCAAACAGGAAAATCCTATGCCTGATGGCGCACCGCAATGGGCCTGGATCAAGGAAACGCTGGGCATGGCGGTTCTACCCTCCACACCCGCAAAGCGCCTGTCGGACATTACGCTGCCGCCCTGCCACCTGAGCGCAGGGGAAATCAAGAACCTTGAAGAGATTGTCGGCGAGAACCAGGTTCGCACCGATGATTATGAGCGAGCGTTTCACGCTCGTGGCAAAAGCTATCACGACCTTCTTTATGTGCGCGCAGGGGACCTGGACGTGGCGCCCGATGCGGTGGTCTATCCCCGTGCACCGGGCGAAGTGCAATCGCTCCTTTCCTATTGCGCTGAAAACGACATGAGCGTGGTTCCCTTTGGCGGCGGCTCAAGCGTTGTAGGGGGCGTCAATGCAACCGCCCGGTCTGCAACAGACAAAGTCATCACGCTCGACCTCACCTTGATGGAGGGCATCCACGATGTGGATCGCGTCGCGATGACTGCGCGCATAGACGCCGGCATCTATGGTCCGCACCTTGAGGAGAAGCTGAACGCGCAAGGGCTAACCCTTGGTCATTATCCCCAGAGCTTCGAATATTCGACGCTCGGTGGATGGATCGCAGCACGGGGCGCCGGTCAGCAATCCAATCGCTATGGCAAGGCTGAAAAATGGGTCGTGTCAGCAAGACTGGCCACACCAAATGGTCCCTGGTCGACAGAAGAGTTTCCCGCATCCGCAGCTGGTCCGAACCTTAATCAGCTGGTCGCAGGGTCAGAAGGAACGCTCGGCGTCATCTGTGATGCAACCGTCAAAATCCACGAAAAGCCGCAAGCGAAAGACTATCGCGGCTACCTGTTCAAAGACTTTGCCACGGGCGTAGAAGTCGCACGCACTATCAACCATGCGGATATTCCCGTCGCAATGGTCCGCCTCTCCGACGCGGCAGAGACTTATTTCTTTCAGACCTTTGGATCAAGTGGCGGCGGTGGCCTCAAGTCCAAACTGCAAAATGCCTTTTTGAAATGGAAAGGTTTCGCCAAAGACCCCTGCCTCATGCTCATTGGACTTGAAGGCGAAAAAACAACTGTTGAGTGGGCGAAAGAACGCACGAGCAGCATCTGCAAATCGGCTGGCGCTCTCGCGATTGGGTCAAGTGCGGGAGACAGGTGGTATCACGGACGCTTTTCATCGCCCTACAGCCGTGACCCGATGATGGATCGGGGCATCGGGGTCGATACACTAGAAACCGCGACCCCGTGGTCCAACATCCTCAAGCTGCATGAAAAAATGATCGGCGCGATCCAAACTGCGCTGGATGAAAATATGGGCGAGCCCGGACAGAAAGGCATCGTCATGGGTCATGTCAGCCACTCTTACCCGGATGGGGCGAGCCTCTACTTCACATTCGTCTTTCCGCGTGATCTCAAGGACGAAATTGGTCAGTGGCAGCGGGTGAAACGCGCAGCATCAGACGCCATCGCGGCGAACGGCGGCACAATATCGCATCACCATGGCGTGGGCGCCGACCACACGCCGTGGATGGCTGAAGAAAAAGGGGCAATGGGCATGACGGTGCTGAAAACCCTGAAAGCAGAGCTTGATCCAAAAGGCATCATGAACCCCGGCAAGCTTCTCGGCTAA
- the nlhH gene encoding carboxylesterase NlhH, whose product MTLDPQVKALLDGMAEADGPPMSEMTPAEARAMYVALKDPIDVPIGKVEDKVAPGPGGDIPVRLYTPVAAGGGALSAIVFFHGGGWVIGDLDTHDALCRTLANESGCKVVAVDYRLAPEHHCPAAVDDCYAAVEWVEKNGPSLGIDVNGLGVAGDSAGGNLAAVVCQLAKKRKGPAIHHQLLIYPVTDTKTDTATYQSFGEGFFLEKATMDWFIDHYAGPEFDRTDPAIAPLREANLSSLPPAYVITAGHDVLKAEGAAYADALKAAGVDVTYIDYPEMIHGFFNLMGMVEASRPAVAAAAAAAGKVLT is encoded by the coding sequence ATGACACTTGATCCACAGGTGAAGGCGCTGCTTGACGGGATGGCAGAGGCGGATGGTCCGCCAATGTCTGAAATGACGCCTGCTGAGGCTCGGGCGATGTACGTCGCGTTGAAAGACCCAATTGATGTTCCTATCGGGAAGGTTGAGGACAAAGTGGCGCCTGGACCTGGTGGGGATATTCCCGTGCGCCTGTACACGCCTGTTGCTGCAGGCGGCGGGGCGCTGTCGGCGATTGTGTTTTTCCATGGTGGCGGTTGGGTGATCGGCGATCTGGACACCCATGATGCGCTGTGTCGGACGCTTGCGAATGAAAGCGGCTGCAAAGTTGTCGCTGTTGACTATCGTCTGGCGCCGGAACATCACTGTCCGGCTGCAGTGGATGATTGTTATGCAGCCGTCGAGTGGGTTGAAAAGAACGGACCCAGCCTTGGGATTGATGTGAATGGCTTGGGTGTTGCTGGTGACAGCGCGGGTGGCAACCTTGCTGCTGTAGTCTGTCAATTGGCCAAGAAGCGCAAAGGTCCGGCTATTCATCATCAGTTGCTGATCTATCCGGTCACCGACACAAAAACGGATACAGCGACCTATCAGTCATTCGGGGAAGGTTTCTTCCTGGAAAAAGCGACGATGGATTGGTTCATCGACCACTATGCTGGGCCGGAATTTGATCGCACGGACCCAGCTATTGCGCCTTTAAGGGAAGCGAACCTCTCAAGTCTGCCGCCTGCCTACGTGATTACAGCCGGTCATGATGTTCTGAAGGCTGAGGGTGCAGCCTATGCGGACGCGCTCAAAGCGGCAGGGGTGGATGTCACCTATATCGACTACCCAGAAATGATCCACGGTTTCTTCAACCTGATGGGCATGGTGGAGGCGAGCCGGCCAGCAGTGGCCGCTGCCGCTGCGGCTGCGGGTAAGGTACTTACCTAA
- the mcpB gene encoding methyl-accepting chemotaxis protein McpB, translating to MWNKLPELKIAQKLPITIVGCALAIALGVGISGYFQAASTLENATNAKFAATLADRDEAFSRYLESIEQDLAIMTESPQVKTAIVEFSRAWATLGGNATGHLQDVYINSNPNPTGSKHLLDAGADGSRYSKLHAEHHPWVRTFLEQKGYYDIFFFDLKGNLIYSVFKELDFATNINTGEWKDSDLGVVFRETMKAVDASATPFTDFTPYAPSNGAPASFIARAVYNDAGQRIGVVSFQMPIDVINAFMQSAEGLGETGEVLLVGEDRLMRADSRLSETSTLLSKWVDTPAIDAVFAGEATGRSDYDINHLENEVRTYARGIEFLGTKWALAAQITEDEVTADLTAMRNIIAIITLALVALITGAGVYLARQIANPISHTTDAMNRLAAGETELEIENTTRTDEIGEMARAVEVFKQNALDRIALEAAQAEEQKAKEARTAGIEKLIGDFDNSMGQMLGAVSAAATEMEHTASAMTSTSETTNAKSTAIAAASEEASANVQTVAGAAEELASSIQEIRRQVEQSTNVTRKATDTAQEANTRIEGLSSAARQIGEVVTLIQDVAEQTNLLALNATIEAARAGDAGKGFAVVASEVKELANQTARATEEISQQISAVQASTDEAVSAIREVTSTVGEISEISGAIASSIEQQQEATVEISSNVQEAASSSNEVTSNVAGVSSAAQESAGAATEVQSAAGELAGQAESLKSTVDKFLTDVRAA from the coding sequence ATGTGGAACAAATTGCCTGAGTTAAAGATCGCGCAAAAGCTGCCAATTACTATCGTAGGTTGTGCGCTTGCCATCGCTCTTGGGGTCGGTATTTCCGGCTATTTCCAAGCAGCTTCAACACTTGAGAATGCCACCAACGCCAAATTTGCCGCAACGCTTGCAGACCGCGACGAAGCCTTCTCAAGATATCTTGAGTCAATCGAACAAGACCTAGCGATCATGACCGAGAGTCCGCAGGTCAAGACCGCAATTGTCGAGTTTTCTCGGGCATGGGCCACACTTGGCGGAAATGCCACCGGGCATTTGCAGGACGTCTATATCAATTCCAATCCAAACCCCACCGGCAGCAAGCACCTGCTCGACGCAGGGGCAGACGGATCACGCTATTCGAAGCTACATGCCGAGCATCATCCGTGGGTTCGTACCTTTCTGGAACAGAAGGGGTATTACGACATCTTCTTCTTCGACCTAAAAGGGAACCTGATCTATTCAGTCTTTAAGGAGCTGGATTTCGCCACAAACATCAATACAGGCGAATGGAAAGACTCTGACCTGGGCGTTGTATTCCGCGAAACTATGAAGGCGGTGGACGCATCAGCAACACCCTTTACCGACTTCACGCCATATGCACCAAGCAATGGGGCTCCCGCGAGCTTTATCGCCCGGGCGGTTTACAATGATGCCGGTCAACGCATCGGTGTGGTCTCTTTCCAGATGCCGATCGATGTCATTAACGCCTTTATGCAGTCCGCCGAAGGTCTGGGCGAGACCGGTGAGGTCCTGCTCGTCGGTGAAGATCGCCTGATGCGCGCAGACTCTCGTCTGTCAGAAACATCCACCCTTCTTTCAAAATGGGTCGACACACCAGCAATCGATGCAGTCTTTGCCGGTGAAGCAACAGGCAGATCTGATTACGACATCAACCACCTGGAGAACGAAGTTCGCACTTACGCCCGCGGTATTGAATTCTTGGGCACTAAGTGGGCTCTGGCAGCTCAGATCACGGAGGACGAGGTCACCGCAGATTTGACAGCCATGCGCAACATTATTGCGATCATCACGCTTGCCTTGGTTGCGCTCATCACAGGTGCCGGTGTCTATCTGGCGCGTCAGATTGCCAATCCCATTTCTCATACAACAGACGCCATGAACCGTCTGGCTGCAGGTGAGACAGAATTGGAAATCGAAAACACAACACGTACTGATGAAATCGGTGAGATGGCACGTGCGGTCGAGGTGTTCAAACAGAATGCTCTAGATCGCATCGCATTGGAAGCTGCCCAGGCTGAGGAACAAAAAGCCAAAGAGGCACGGACTGCGGGTATTGAGAAGCTCATCGGAGACTTTGACAATTCGATGGGACAAATGCTGGGTGCAGTGAGTGCCGCAGCTACAGAGATGGAGCACACGGCCTCGGCAATGACGTCCACCTCTGAAACGACCAATGCCAAATCGACGGCGATTGCAGCAGCGTCTGAAGAAGCAAGCGCGAATGTACAAACCGTTGCTGGGGCTGCTGAAGAGCTCGCAAGCTCAATTCAGGAAATCCGCAGACAGGTTGAGCAATCAACAAATGTAACGCGCAAAGCAACGGACACCGCACAGGAAGCAAATACGCGCATCGAAGGCCTGTCCTCTGCCGCGCGCCAGATTGGTGAGGTCGTCACCCTTATTCAGGATGTCGCCGAACAGACAAATCTACTGGCTCTCAACGCCACCATTGAGGCAGCACGCGCCGGTGACGCAGGCAAAGGCTTCGCAGTGGTTGCTTCTGAAGTGAAAGAACTCGCTAATCAGACTGCACGTGCGACAGAAGAGATCAGTCAACAGATCTCCGCTGTCCAGGCGTCGACAGATGAAGCGGTTTCCGCCATTCGTGAAGTAACATCCACTGTTGGGGAAATCAGTGAGATCTCCGGCGCGATTGCGAGCTCAATCGAGCAGCAGCAAGAGGCAACAGTTGAGATTTCCTCAAATGTGCAGGAAGCAGCATCAAGCTCCAATGAAGTGACATCTAATGTCGCTGGAGTATCCTCGGCAGCGCAGGAGTCAGCGGGTGCTGCGACAGAGGTTCAATCCGCGGCGGGCGAGCTAGCCGGTCAAGCTGAGTCCTTGAAGTCGACCGTCGACAAATTCCTGACGGATGTAAGGGCGGCCTAA
- a CDS encoding hypothetical protein (bacterial protein of unknown function (DUF924)), producing the protein MGVTPAGIVTFWTEAGPEKWFKKDAAFDQTIAARFGTTVDNGLKDGLDHWSETSSGALALVLVLDQFTRNIWRDDARAFSGDEKALKVAERAIKGGQDMLVPLEERKWLYMPFMHSERLDVQEQGLVYFKERIDDANTYDFAVLHRDIISRFGRFPHRNVLLGRTTTEREQAFLDEGGFKG; encoded by the coding sequence ATGGGTGTGACGCCAGCCGGCATCGTCACGTTCTGGACAGAAGCAGGGCCAGAAAAGTGGTTCAAGAAGGACGCTGCCTTCGATCAAACCATTGCCGCACGCTTTGGCACAACAGTCGATAATGGGCTGAAGGATGGGCTCGACCATTGGTCAGAGACGTCATCGGGCGCGCTTGCTCTTGTTCTCGTGCTTGACCAGTTCACGCGGAACATTTGGCGAGATGATGCGCGTGCTTTCTCTGGCGACGAGAAGGCTTTGAAGGTCGCTGAACGCGCGATCAAGGGTGGACAGGACATGCTGGTGCCGCTTGAGGAACGCAAATGGCTCTATATGCCCTTCATGCATTCGGAGCGGTTAGATGTGCAGGAGCAAGGTCTTGTCTATTTCAAAGAGCGAATAGACGATGCCAATACTTATGACTTTGCGGTGCTTCATCGGGATATAATTTCCCGGTTCGGGCGTTTTCCTCACCGGAATGTGCTGCTGGGTCGTACGACCACAGAGCGAGAGCAAGCGTTTCTGGATGAAGGCGGCTTCAAAGGATGA
- a CDS encoding carboxymuconolactone decarboxylase family protein has translation MARIPYFDPADAEGRLKETIEKLPGLNIFRMMAHSGDLLAKFTGLGNHILGRAKLDAVLREIAIIRVGVLSKASYEVYQHERIGRDIGMSDDLIKAIHKGPDASAFDDLQRLVMAFTDDVVLNVRASDATFDPLAKHLSHKEMQELTLTIGYYMMVSRFLETFDVDIEEDGNKASVDLKSLERK, from the coding sequence ATGGCGCGTATTCCATATTTCGATCCGGCCGACGCAGAAGGCCGACTAAAAGAGACCATCGAGAAGCTGCCAGGCCTCAACATATTTCGCATGATGGCCCATTCAGGAGACCTTCTCGCGAAATTCACCGGACTCGGCAATCACATTCTGGGCCGTGCGAAGCTGGATGCCGTTCTGCGTGAAATCGCGATCATCCGGGTTGGGGTCCTGTCCAAAGCATCCTACGAAGTTTATCAGCACGAACGGATCGGCCGAGATATCGGCATGTCAGACGATCTGATCAAAGCGATCCATAAAGGGCCAGACGCATCTGCCTTTGATGACCTGCAGCGTCTTGTGATGGCCTTCACCGACGATGTGGTTCTGAATGTTCGTGCGAGCGATGCCACATTCGATCCGCTCGCCAAGCATCTGAGTCATAAGGAGATGCAGGAGCTCACGCTTACCATCGGCTACTATATGATGGTGTCCCGTTTTCTGGAAACCTTCGATGTAGACATTGAGGAAGACGGAAACAAAGCAAGCGTCGACCTTAAGTCTCTGGAGCGCAAATAA
- a CDS encoding carboxymuconolactone decarboxylase family protein, with protein MARLPYPDLKDLSPENRDLMASLPPLNVFRMMSGAAASFAPFMQFISAYLNEGVLDPELRELVILRVGHLCGSAYEVHQHERVSRTLGISEARIQAVKDKLPNDLLSDAENAALLFADEQVAQVKVSDTTFTATHTHLTDPQVVELTIIVGTYLMVCRFLETLEIELEETDIDGSGLEEIEASVKSLNGGE; from the coding sequence GTGGCGCGCCTTCCCTACCCAGACCTGAAGGATCTGTCGCCAGAGAACAGAGATCTTATGGCAAGCCTGCCACCTCTGAATGTGTTTCGGATGATGTCGGGCGCAGCTGCCTCCTTTGCGCCCTTCATGCAGTTCATCAGCGCCTACCTCAATGAGGGTGTCCTTGATCCCGAACTTCGGGAATTGGTCATTCTGCGGGTCGGTCATCTATGTGGGTCAGCCTATGAAGTGCATCAGCATGAGCGCGTGTCGCGCACGCTGGGCATCTCAGAAGCGCGCATTCAAGCGGTCAAAGACAAACTTCCAAATGATCTTCTCAGTGACGCAGAGAATGCCGCTTTGCTTTTCGCAGACGAACAGGTCGCACAAGTCAAAGTCAGCGATACAACCTTCACAGCAACGCATACACATCTCACTGACCCGCAGGTAGTTGAGCTTACCATCATCGTCGGAACCTACCTGATGGTCTGCCGTTTCCTGGAGACGCTCGAAATCGAGCTTGAAGAAACCGATATTGACGGGTCCGGCCTGGAAGAAATCGAAGCCAGCGTCAAAAGCCTGAACGGTGGCGAATAA
- a CDS encoding glucose 1-dehydrogenase — protein MPDDKNKPSYVPLPVGEEAAGQAPGRDRLTAKRILIVGGGQRTVDAETDSVGNGRAMSLLFAREGAQIAVADMDTASANATVDQIASEGGKAFALTADISDPDQVTAMVTQASGAMGGLDGIVLNVGIGAGMGLEGSTPELWNQVLDVNLRGPMLACRAALPLMEEGGAILFISSVASMKPGSRLPSYDASKAALAGLMRHVALEAERKAIRANIVAPGLIDTPLGRLSTQGRPSRARTNIPGGRQGTGWEVAYAALFLMSGEASYINGQVLAVDAGLSTIR, from the coding sequence ATGCCCGACGACAAGAACAAGCCTTCCTACGTCCCCTTGCCCGTCGGTGAAGAGGCAGCCGGGCAAGCGCCGGGACGCGACAGGCTGACTGCGAAACGGATTCTCATTGTTGGCGGCGGACAACGCACGGTCGATGCCGAGACAGACTCGGTCGGCAATGGCCGCGCCATGTCTCTGCTTTTTGCACGTGAAGGAGCTCAAATAGCGGTCGCAGATATGGATACAGCGTCCGCAAATGCAACCGTGGATCAAATAGCATCCGAAGGGGGCAAAGCTTTTGCCCTGACCGCTGACATCTCAGACCCGGATCAGGTCACCGCAATGGTCACACAAGCCAGCGGCGCCATGGGCGGCTTGGATGGCATCGTTCTCAATGTCGGCATAGGTGCGGGCATGGGCCTGGAAGGATCAACACCAGAGCTATGGAACCAGGTACTGGACGTAAATCTCCGCGGCCCCATGCTCGCCTGTCGTGCGGCCCTCCCCCTGATGGAAGAGGGAGGCGCGATCCTCTTCATCTCCTCTGTTGCCTCCATGAAGCCCGGCAGCCGCTTGCCGTCCTATGACGCATCCAAAGCAGCATTGGCAGGTCTTATGCGCCATGTAGCCCTTGAGGCAGAACGCAAAGCGATCAGAGCGAACATTGTAGCGCCTGGATTGATCGACACACCCCTTGGGCGTCTGTCAACACAGGGCCGCCCAAGCCGTGCTCGCACAAACATACCCGGAGGCCGCCAGGGCACAGGTTGGGAAGTGGCATATGCAGCACTCTTCCTCATGTCCGGCGAGGCATCCTACATTAACGGCCAGGTCTTGGCCGTCGACGCGGGCCTTTCGACCATCCGCTAA
- the gloB gene encoding hydroxyacylglutathione hydrolase yields the protein MSSAHTSLGLPQFAYTKGLHDLGNGGYAYLQPDGGWGWSNAGLIVDGDEALLVDTLFDVPLTREMLDTMRAAEPKAANNIHTLVNTHHNGDHCNGNECCEGAEIIAHKLAAEAMLKEPPALLAGFLDMAPDLGDLGDFITKSFGAFDFKGVTQTLPTTTFETELTRKVGDKQVHLTHVGPAHSPGDIIAHVPSDKTVYTGDILFIEGHPIMWEGPVQNWIDACNAIMAMDVETVVPGHGPTTDKRGVKAVQDYLIYTRDEAKKRYDAGMSAMEACKDINFSDYDSWGDGERIIINVTTLYREFSGEEAEPDIPTLFGQMAELAKDRR from the coding sequence ATGTCATCTGCACACACATCCCTGGGGCTTCCCCAATTCGCCTACACCAAAGGCCTGCATGATCTGGGCAATGGCGGCTATGCCTATCTGCAACCAGATGGGGGCTGGGGCTGGTCAAATGCGGGACTAATCGTGGATGGCGATGAAGCATTGCTTGTAGACACATTGTTTGACGTGCCTCTCACCCGCGAAATGTTGGATACCATGCGCGCGGCGGAACCAAAGGCAGCCAACAACATCCACACTCTTGTGAACACGCACCACAATGGGGATCACTGCAACGGGAATGAATGCTGTGAAGGCGCAGAGATCATTGCTCACAAGCTCGCAGCCGAAGCCATGCTGAAGGAACCGCCAGCCCTGCTCGCCGGATTCCTGGATATGGCGCCGGACCTGGGCGACCTCGGCGACTTCATCACCAAAAGCTTCGGCGCGTTTGACTTTAAGGGCGTCACCCAGACCCTCCCGACAACAACTTTCGAGACGGAACTCACCCGCAAAGTAGGTGACAAACAGGTACACCTCACCCATGTCGGCCCCGCACACTCACCAGGCGATATCATTGCCCATGTGCCATCCGACAAAACCGTTTATACCGGCGACATCCTCTTCATCGAGGGGCACCCCATCATGTGGGAAGGTCCCGTCCAGAACTGGATTGACGCCTGCAACGCAATCATGGCCATGGATGTGGAGACAGTGGTACCTGGCCACGGGCCTACCACTGACAAGCGTGGGGTGAAAGCTGTACAGGACTATCTCATATACACACGCGACGAAGCGAAGAAGCGCTATGACGCGGGGATGAGTGCCATGGAGGCCTGCAAGGACATCAATTTTTCTGACTATGACAGCTGGGGAGACGGGGAACGCATCATCATCAACGTGACCACGCTCTACCGGGAATTCTCTGGCGAGGAAGCCGAACCTGACATCCCGACCCTCTTCGGGCAGATGGCGGAACTTGCCAAAGATCGACGCTGA
- a CDS encoding hypothetical protein (stringent starvation protein A homolog) translates to MLTLFEHPLSPYAQKNKIALREKDIEFELATPDAIGSGDAGGEFLKANPRGEVPALIDDGFAIFDSTIILEYLEDKWPTPSLLPESPADRARVRMIEDVMDTHFEAINWGLGEIAYFKRAQGKEAEAIFAKAARQTQTFFAWLEDQLGDADWFNGEAFGWGDLSVIPYINGSASFGNTPPAGSRLEAWAARTNARPAVAQSAKEAAASIEGMTMVADVVEQGLFKREYRDHRLEWIVKTAGLDVIAKGLDKNNIRFSNDFS, encoded by the coding sequence ATGCTGACGCTTTTTGAACATCCACTCTCGCCCTATGCGCAGAAAAACAAAATCGCGCTTCGCGAAAAAGATATTGAGTTCGAGCTGGCCACACCTGATGCCATTGGCTCAGGCGACGCAGGCGGTGAGTTTCTGAAAGCCAATCCACGCGGTGAAGTGCCAGCACTCATTGACGATGGCTTCGCCATTTTCGACAGCACCATCATCCTGGAATATCTGGAAGACAAATGGCCAACCCCGTCGCTCTTACCAGAAAGCCCGGCAGACCGCGCCCGCGTGCGCATGATTGAAGACGTGATGGACACCCATTTTGAAGCCATCAACTGGGGCCTGGGTGAGATTGCATATTTCAAGCGCGCCCAAGGAAAGGAAGCGGAGGCAATCTTCGCCAAAGCCGCACGCCAGACCCAAACCTTCTTTGCCTGGCTTGAAGACCAGCTTGGTGACGCCGACTGGTTCAATGGTGAGGCGTTCGGGTGGGGCGATCTCTCGGTCATCCCCTATATCAACGGCTCGGCATCCTTCGGCAACACGCCACCCGCGGGCTCGAGGCTCGAAGCCTGGGCGGCGCGGACCAATGCCCGTCCCGCCGTTGCCCAGTCCGCGAAAGAAGCCGCCGCGAGCATAGAAGGCATGACCATGGTGGCAGATGTGGTTGAGCAAGGTCTTTTCAAGCGTGAATATCGCGACCATCGGTTGGAATGGATCGTGAAGACTGCAGGCCTCGATGTGATCGCCAAAGGCCTCGACAAAAACAACATCCGCTTTTCAAACGACTTTTCTTGA
- a CDS encoding hypothetical protein (glutathione S-transferase, N-terminal domain) → MTDMQNAILFHQYDISPFSEKVRVAFGIKGLTWYAVEQPVIMPKPELTTLTGGYRKIPVMQIGADIYCDTQIILREIEKRYPTPSLFVGGDKALGWGMGLWTDRVLFQAAVAVIFGTTEGFADEAFMKDREKLMGRPFNTDEMRAGAPMMMEQLRAQLDWLEEQLSDGRSFLMGPDAGIADVNAFYNLAFIRWIAPAGAAVIDAFRNVVAWENRIQEIGHGDRQELRREEALDIARDTTSTETETADQGEPNGLMPGDHVHVMADDYGRDPIAGELVSSSAQHVAIRRNDPRVGDVVVHFPRAGFFVMKAGQ, encoded by the coding sequence ATGACCGACATGCAAAATGCCATTCTCTTCCATCAATACGACATCTCACCTTTCTCAGAGAAGGTGCGCGTAGCCTTTGGCATCAAGGGGCTCACCTGGTACGCCGTCGAGCAACCGGTCATTATGCCAAAACCGGAACTGACCACACTTACTGGCGGGTACCGAAAGATTCCGGTCATGCAGATCGGTGCAGATATTTATTGCGATACCCAGATCATCCTGCGCGAGATCGAGAAGCGCTATCCAACCCCCTCACTCTTTGTCGGCGGCGACAAAGCGCTCGGCTGGGGCATGGGCCTTTGGACGGACAGAGTGCTGTTCCAGGCGGCTGTCGCCGTCATCTTTGGCACGACAGAGGGCTTTGCAGATGAGGCCTTTATGAAAGACCGGGAAAAACTGATGGGCCGTCCTTTCAATACTGATGAGATGAGAGCCGGTGCGCCCATGATGATGGAACAGCTCCGCGCGCAGCTCGATTGGTTGGAAGAGCAGCTCTCCGATGGTCGTTCATTCCTGATGGGACCTGATGCAGGCATTGCCGACGTCAACGCCTTTTACAATCTTGCCTTCATCCGCTGGATTGCACCGGCCGGCGCCGCCGTCATTGATGCCTTTAGGAACGTTGTTGCCTGGGAAAACCGCATTCAGGAAATCGGTCATGGTGACAGGCAGGAGCTCCGTCGCGAAGAAGCCTTGGACATCGCCCGCGACACAACAAGCACAGAGACCGAAACCGCTGATCAGGGAGAACCCAACGGTCTGATGCCCGGCGATCATGTGCATGTCATGGCAGACGACTATGGTCGCGATCCGATTGCAGGCGAACTCGTCTCCTCCTCCGCGCAACACGTAGCCATTAGGCGCAACGACCCCCGCGTTGGCGATGTGGTCGTTCATTTCCCACGGGCAGGCTTCTTCGTCATGAAGGCGGGCCAATAG
- a CDS encoding acetyltransferase (GNAT) domain protein: MMDHRFDKAVLTLPHPGFPSLAAEAAGEGHAFLKRMQDDWDTGKNRFSAPGEYVVGISLGDKLVAIGGLNKDPYAIEATTGRLRHLYVAAAHRRCGIGRALVDTLLSQAGSYFHRVRLRTDSAGAAAFYESYGFHPTREPDATHNLRLNT, encoded by the coding sequence ATGATGGACCATCGTTTCGACAAGGCAGTGTTGACACTGCCACATCCCGGCTTTCCCTCACTGGCAGCAGAAGCTGCCGGTGAGGGCCACGCCTTCCTGAAACGCATGCAAGACGATTGGGACACAGGTAAAAACCGTTTCTCAGCACCCGGCGAATATGTGGTGGGGATCAGCTTAGGCGACAAGTTGGTCGCTATTGGCGGCCTCAATAAGGACCCTTATGCAATTGAAGCAACGACGGGCCGCCTTAGACATCTCTATGTGGCGGCAGCGCACAGACGCTGCGGCATTGGTCGCGCTCTTGTTGACACGTTGCTCTCGCAAGCTGGAAGTTACTTTCACCGCGTTCGCCTCCGCACCGATAGCGCGGGGGCTGCAGCTTTTTATGAAAGCTATGGATTTCATCCGACCCGAGAGCCCGACGCTACCCATAACCTTCGTCTCAATACGTGA